One window of Enterobacter sp. RHBSTW-00175 genomic DNA carries:
- the umuD gene encoding translesion error-prone DNA polymerase V autoproteolytic subunit gives MSTLFSYYPRQDMELPLFLERVACGFPSPAQDYVEDRIDLNKLAVKHPSATYFVKVSGDSMIGAGIGDGDLLVVDRSLTAEHGDIVVAAVDGEFTVKELQTRPVLRLLPHNTRYQPITFHSEEELQIFGVVTHTLKTHKHSGGVKSHRAGDPEMHNHVRTC, from the coding sequence ATGAGCACCCTCTTTTCGTATTATCCCCGGCAGGACATGGAGTTACCGCTGTTTCTGGAGCGCGTTGCCTGTGGTTTTCCAAGCCCTGCGCAGGATTACGTTGAAGACCGTATCGACCTGAACAAGCTGGCGGTAAAACACCCCAGTGCGACGTATTTCGTGAAAGTCAGCGGGGATTCCATGATCGGGGCCGGGATCGGCGATGGCGATCTGCTGGTGGTCGATCGTTCGTTAACGGCGGAACATGGCGACATTGTCGTGGCGGCGGTGGACGGGGAGTTTACGGTAAAAGAGCTACAAACCCGGCCGGTCTTAAGATTGCTTCCCCACAATACCCGCTATCAGCCTATTACGTTTCACTCCGAAGAGGAGCTGCAAATCTTCGGCGTGGTGACGCATACGCTGAAAACACATAAACATTCGGGCGGGGTAAAAAGCCATCGCGCGGGTGACCCGGAAATGCATAACCATGTTCGCACTTGTTGA
- a CDS encoding tyrosine-type recombinase/integrase — MMSNSRASFLYALRRFFVDYELWGWGRLKLSPYRHLATPDTPAFSRGVNPRVIDDPVWLKLIWASLNLRPEDMLTGIHYPFTMHQAMAVIWTHAGLRQNEIFRLSVGCVHEQTDDIVHDDGSIIPAGTLCYLDVPAGKTSRAFVKPVASVVKKYVDLWLQERPTEQAPLTDERTAERVNYLFQYRGKLIGSSILNNTIIPVLCARSGVPLDDSRGRITSHRGRASAVTALASVPQGMTLHELMEWSGHSCPRSTLHYIRIRPTRLAASFVKADKISHMISVLIDHDSQALTSSGLALYYDLGDLYCTNPFWSSCPHRMACIGCDFSLPKSSSRAQALESKASIHRYLEEVPLTPDEKAIAEGDIDKLTAFIKKMASQPPPQKD; from the coding sequence ATGATGAGCAACTCCCGGGCATCTTTTTTGTATGCCCTGCGGCGTTTTTTTGTTGATTATGAACTCTGGGGATGGGGAAGACTGAAGCTGAGTCCCTACCGCCATCTGGCCACGCCGGACACGCCAGCTTTCAGCCGGGGAGTGAATCCCAGGGTGATTGACGATCCTGTGTGGCTGAAGCTGATCTGGGCCAGCCTGAATTTACGACCTGAGGATATGCTGACCGGGATCCATTATCCGTTTACCATGCACCAGGCGATGGCGGTTATCTGGACTCATGCAGGCTTACGCCAGAACGAAATATTTCGATTGAGCGTAGGCTGTGTCCACGAGCAGACAGATGATATTGTGCATGATGACGGCAGTATTATCCCTGCAGGAACGCTCTGTTATCTGGATGTTCCGGCTGGAAAAACATCAAGGGCATTTGTCAAACCAGTCGCCAGTGTCGTGAAAAAGTATGTAGATTTGTGGTTACAGGAACGCCCTACAGAACAGGCTCCTTTGACGGATGAGCGAACTGCTGAAAGGGTCAATTATTTATTTCAGTACAGAGGAAAACTGATAGGAAGCTCAATCCTAAATAACACGATCATCCCGGTACTCTGTGCCCGGTCCGGAGTACCTCTCGATGACAGCCGGGGGCGGATTACCAGTCATAGGGGAAGAGCATCAGCCGTCACCGCGCTGGCCAGTGTGCCACAGGGGATGACTCTGCATGAGTTGATGGAATGGTCCGGACATAGCTGCCCACGCTCAACCCTGCACTACATTCGCATTCGCCCAACACGGCTGGCGGCTTCTTTTGTGAAAGCGGACAAAATTTCTCATATGATCAGCGTGCTGATCGATCATGACAGTCAGGCACTAACGTCATCAGGGCTCGCCCTATACTATGATTTAGGCGATTTGTATTGCACCAATCCATTTTGGAGCAGTTGCCCGCACAGAATGGCCTGTATTGGCTGTGATTTTAGCTTGCCAAAAAGCAGCTCTCGGGCTCAGGCTCTTGAAAGTAAGGCATCCATACATCGGTATCTTGAGGAAGTTCCGCTCACGCCAGATGAGAAAGCCATTGCTGAAGGTGATATTGATAAGCTGACAGCATTCATAAAAAAAATGGCTAGTCAGCCACCACCTCAAAAAGACTAA
- a CDS encoding site-specific integrase — protein sequence MMVRNPLFTASMHLVEQWLGLLTDLGRANATIKAYRGALTHYLRYCEANSIHPPSARFEDFSAYLRPQLPGMAQPVASATLQLRISAIRLWYEYLYYQDLCETSPIPRAMLPGPVFSGRGLVPRITRLPCIPDDHDWFTLLQQAASATLRDRLMLALAYYGALRRAEVTALQVDDLDPGHRLIRIRAETTKNHRERMVCYSPTVTPVLAAHLHLLRQSGFSGGALFRSVSDRNHGMPLSIWSWSKTVRKWRDQAGLVDFSTHTFRHLRLTHLARAGWKLHELAAYAGHRDPRTTQVYLHLSGTDLAARMAGAVAELDRKVAGLVFSDQRILL from the coding sequence ATGATGGTCAGAAATCCACTTTTTACTGCCAGTATGCATCTTGTTGAGCAGTGGCTCGGGCTACTGACTGATCTGGGTCGGGCTAACGCCACGATCAAAGCTTATCGTGGTGCTCTGACGCATTATCTGCGGTACTGCGAAGCAAATTCAATACATCCACCTTCTGCCCGTTTTGAAGATTTTTCCGCATATCTACGGCCCCAGCTCCCGGGAATGGCACAGCCGGTCGCCAGTGCTACACTGCAGTTGCGCATTTCGGCCATCCGGCTCTGGTACGAGTATCTTTATTACCAAGATCTCTGTGAAACCAGTCCGATACCCCGGGCAATGTTGCCCGGCCCGGTGTTCAGCGGACGCGGACTGGTACCGCGTATCACCCGTCTTCCCTGTATTCCTGATGATCATGACTGGTTTACTCTTCTGCAACAGGCCGCCTCCGCAACGTTACGCGACCGTCTGATGCTGGCACTAGCCTACTATGGCGCATTACGGCGGGCAGAAGTCACGGCGCTTCAGGTTGACGACCTTGATCCGGGCCACCGGTTGATCCGTATCCGTGCCGAAACCACCAAGAATCATCGCGAACGTATGGTGTGTTACAGCCCAACGGTAACCCCTGTGCTTGCCGCACATTTGCACCTGTTACGGCAAAGTGGTTTTTCTGGTGGGGCACTTTTTCGCTCGGTCTCTGACCGGAATCACGGTATGCCGCTGAGCATCTGGAGCTGGAGTAAAACCGTTCGTAAATGGAGAGACCAGGCCGGGCTGGTAGATTTCTCCACCCATACCTTCCGTCATCTACGCCTGACCCATCTGGCGCGGGCTGGCTGGAAACTGCACGAACTCGCCGCCTATGCCGGGCATCGGGATCCCCGGACGACCCAGGTTTACCTGCACCTGTCCGGTACCGATCTTGCTGCCCGCATGGCCGGAGCTGTCGCCGAGCTTGACAGAAAAGTTGCCGGACTGGTTTTTTCTGACCAGAGGATTCTCTTATGA
- a CDS encoding cyclic diguanylate phosphodiesterase has product MRHFIVPAAAALALFIMGIFILNTQLWYSARADSMTGAKYVVKNMNTILGEAQRATRTAMNVAGAGCDEEGQYRLGTEAALQPHLRTIFILTHGQIACSSLPDNRVLLVNVMRLPDLPLMLLPAKETVNGLPVLLFQTVVDDSRIGITVSDRHIRDALGISIKDVSYRLRVGDTVLGLSGDAAQVNNKGKHVGRLEAKDYPYSIEYNYPPLFSVQRLISQGAGILFFLLLVACLGAYALYKYLNKSTPPEESLQRAIAKGEIIPFYQPVVNGREGTLRGVEVLARWKHPKAGYISPASFIPLAEKSGLIVPLTRSLMAQVVIQMNAISSKLPEGFHVGINFSASHIAMPTFMDECLNYKSRFERKDLNLVIEVTEREPLDIDEHLVHTLNALHENGFAIALDDFGTGYSGLSYLHDLHIDYIKIDHSFVSRVNEHEESTRILDCVLDLARKLSISIVAEGVETKAQLDYLNRNNIVFQQGYYFFKPVPFTELIQILLSKPKVKVMVE; this is encoded by the coding sequence ATGCGTCATTTTATTGTTCCTGCTGCTGCCGCTCTGGCCCTGTTTATCATGGGTATTTTTATTCTGAATACCCAGCTCTGGTATTCCGCACGGGCCGACAGCATGACGGGGGCGAAGTATGTCGTAAAGAATATGAATACGATCCTGGGTGAAGCTCAGCGCGCCACCCGGACGGCGATGAATGTCGCCGGGGCAGGCTGTGATGAGGAAGGGCAATACCGGCTTGGCACTGAGGCGGCGCTACAACCTCATCTCAGGACTATTTTCATTCTCACGCATGGGCAAATAGCGTGTTCATCCCTGCCGGATAACCGTGTGCTGTTGGTTAATGTGATGAGATTACCTGATTTGCCATTGATGCTGCTGCCAGCAAAAGAGACGGTAAACGGTTTACCCGTACTGCTGTTTCAGACGGTAGTTGATGACAGCCGCATTGGGATCACGGTCAGCGATCGCCATATCCGCGACGCCCTGGGTATTTCGATAAAAGACGTCAGTTATCGGTTAAGGGTTGGTGACACCGTGCTGGGCCTGTCTGGTGATGCCGCGCAGGTAAACAATAAAGGCAAGCATGTCGGGCGGCTTGAAGCCAAAGATTATCCCTACAGTATTGAGTATAACTATCCTCCGTTATTCAGCGTGCAGAGGCTGATAAGTCAGGGTGCAGGCATCCTGTTTTTTTTACTGCTGGTAGCCTGTCTCGGTGCTTACGCGCTGTATAAATATCTGAATAAAAGTACGCCGCCTGAGGAGTCGCTACAGCGCGCCATCGCAAAGGGGGAAATTATCCCGTTTTATCAGCCCGTTGTTAATGGCCGGGAGGGAACCTTGCGGGGCGTGGAGGTACTGGCGAGATGGAAACACCCGAAAGCGGGCTATATTTCCCCGGCCTCGTTTATCCCGCTTGCTGAAAAATCCGGCCTGATTGTACCGTTGACGCGCAGCCTGATGGCGCAGGTGGTGATACAGATGAATGCTATTTCCAGCAAGCTGCCGGAGGGTTTCCATGTGGGGATTAACTTCAGTGCATCTCATATTGCCATGCCCACCTTTATGGATGAGTGCCTGAACTACAAAAGCCGCTTTGAGCGCAAAGATTTGAACCTGGTGATTGAAGTCACGGAGCGTGAACCGCTGGATATTGACGAACACCTGGTTCATACCCTGAATGCGCTGCACGAAAATGGTTTTGCCATCGCGCTGGATGACTTCGGAACCGGGTATTCAGGGCTCTCTTACCTGCACGATCTGCATATCGATTACATCAAGATTGACCATAGCTTCGTCAGCCGGGTCAATGAGCATGAGGAATCCACCCGGATCCTGGATTGTGTGCTGGATCTGGCGCGTAAACTCTCGATAAGTATTGTCGCCGAAGGTGTGGAAACCAAAGCGCAGCTTGATTACCTCAACCGGAACAATATCGTCTTCCAGCAGGGGTATTACTTCTTTAAGCCTGTTCCGTTTACGGAGCTGATACAAATTTTGCTGTCGAAGCCTAAAGTGAAAGTCATGGTGGAGTAA